The following are from one region of the Methanothermobacter sp. genome:
- a CDS encoding Nre family DNA repair protein: MIRSKYAFLKRLIRDLKMRSIDVGEELEGATPPSVFIGSWNYPKVYAGPMIAPMQGEVEIFDSPERWIPESKTQEEIIDYRLNLIRGKQLVGVRDLDNHLVEKLQEISLSSGAIESEAQFRKKPRGLFFSEEQTPHGPSAVIENFEIENVKWDRELERAHYDTDLRAGEAIVELHRKGTPFSAIQKALSVGALGDARKRRLVPTRWSITACDSTLADHFHRRVLEYDILDTYRVHEFESLKNRYLILLTPSEWQYEWMEAFIKGDRRAMIFSDHETLKGKREYSRVGGCYYSARMAVLEALDREEKQAGAIILREAYPGYVPLGVFNVRENVKNAMKTKAHEFNSLKEALEFMDSKLKLGLDAFRRRSKLLRDISSSRQTTLDSFFR; encoded by the coding sequence ATGATACGGTCAAAGTACGCCTTCCTCAAGAGGCTCATCAGGGACCTCAAAATGAGGTCTATAGATGTGGGAGAGGAGCTTGAGGGGGCTACACCTCCATCGGTTTTCATAGGGAGCTGGAACTACCCCAAGGTCTATGCAGGACCCATGATAGCCCCCATGCAGGGTGAGGTCGAGATATTCGACTCACCTGAGAGATGGATACCTGAGAGTAAAACACAGGAGGAAATCATAGACTACCGCCTCAACCTCATAAGGGGTAAGCAGCTCGTGGGAGTCAGGGACCTTGATAACCATCTCGTGGAGAAACTTCAGGAAATATCACTCTCATCAGGGGCCATTGAAAGCGAGGCCCAGTTCAGAAAAAAACCAAGAGGCCTGTTTTTCAGTGAGGAGCAGACACCCCACGGCCCCAGTGCAGTCATTGAAAACTTCGAGATAGAGAACGTTAAATGGGACCGTGAACTTGAAAGGGCCCACTACGACACGGACCTCAGGGCAGGTGAGGCGATAGTGGAACTCCACCGGAAGGGAACCCCATTCTCTGCCATACAGAAGGCCCTCTCGGTGGGTGCGCTTGGTGATGCCAGGAAAAGGAGGCTGGTCCCCACAAGGTGGTCCATAACAGCCTGCGACAGCACCCTTGCGGACCACTTCCACCGGAGGGTCCTTGAATATGATATCCTGGACACCTACAGGGTCCATGAATTTGAAAGCCTCAAAAACAGGTACCTCATACTCCTCACACCCTCAGAGTGGCAGTATGAATGGATGGAGGCATTTATAAAGGGTGACAGGCGTGCAATGATATTCTCAGACCATGAAACACTGAAGGGTAAGAGGGAGTACTCAAGGGTTGGTGGCTGCTACTACAGCGCCAGGATGGCTGTCCTCGAGGCCCTGGACAGGGAAGAAAAACAGGCGGGGGCCATCATACTCCGGGAGGCCTATCCGGGTTACGTGCCCCTGGGTGTCTTCAATGTCAGGGAGAACGTTAAAAACGCCATGAAAACCAAAGCACATGAGTTCAACAGCCTTAAAGAGGCCCTTGAATTCATGGACAGCAAACTGAAACTTGGACTTGATGCATTCAGAAGGAGGAGTAAGCTGCTGCGGGATATCAGTTCTTCAAGGCAGACAACCCTGGACTCATTCTTCAGGTGA
- a CDS encoding DUF3344 domain-containing protein: MLLASLIAVFTGTSFADNYVGGKPLETIQNDTVTGDLLVDSYYGFNATDEKNVTYTFNYTVPQGASIKNATLYVLVYMGSMQAARQTYINVTYNGQLLDSQSLYDTYNYTINGGNNNTWLLGEGHDNDPYLMLNDHTMRVTSDYLLWYDVKSHTGTTNWANVCTTGSFDGRIKLITLIVAYDMPGSSTLTRYWVNVGHDVSSYNDDSYTGETRFNGSFNGNVQSATLMVVHAASQDGLYTYNNQNLQNGTYERRGSYSGYELWDIKDLYNMVGSNSFTYRRSTGNYYKIIMAVQKVKTAPDLRITGVSYNPSNAAGHQELFANEPNTIRVTVLNNGTVAVGQFKVKLTIGDYTRTKTVEGLTAGSSTNVTFDDFTPPAARVVTVNINVDCDGEVDEVNETNNIYEATRTVYYNGYKGKRYTGGDDINTCLMVEGRLGLRYSTGNSTYRGSGSGAWQNPYIVTWTPENLAIPVGATFKAAILYQAYTWNTVGGVPDFTATFNGVTITPAAHYNDTKGYGSYNYPSGLFVYNVTDHLRINENNTLVLTGGISTTTALYGSYLLVIYEHAAENFKRIWINDGTDLLYSMPTYGVNNTEATAYANFNNISSGAMKNATAIIITASANEENKSKLYFNSMEYTGFWADYLVGPQLGFSVYNVTEAIQDGANTARIQSYNNGSNGDNLVAIGAILVLEYHPPVASFTVNATEGVTPLHVQFQDTSTWATEWLWDFGDGTNSTEQNPLHTYTVPGKYTVKLTVKGPGGEDTTTRAQYITALRPADITATNLTVTPTSGVSPLNVTVRVNLTNSGEVDGNYTAELKVNGAVVDTQVVNVSAGSTVPVTFNRVFPAGNYNVTVGNLTAQAVSVLRPANVTVANLTVTPTSGVSPLNVTVRVNLTNSGEVDGNYTVVLYINGIPRTNQTVTVAPGSTVAVTLRIALTAGTHTLRVNNLSQVTLRALTPLRVVSVDPRNSAVGVSRIKAIVIIFNQNIAAGTAYKSITVRTSSGRLKSIRKRISGNRLIITPVGSWSRRTRYIITVPGNALKTGTGVALVSQFRSSFRTR; this comes from the coding sequence TTGCTTCTTGCCAGTCTGATTGCAGTGTTTACAGGGACGTCCTTTGCCGATAACTATGTGGGTGGAAAACCTCTGGAGACAATTCAGAATGACACAGTCACAGGCGATCTCCTGGTGGATTCCTATTATGGTTTCAATGCAACCGATGAGAAGAATGTCACATACACATTCAACTACACGGTTCCCCAGGGGGCCAGCATCAAAAATGCAACACTGTATGTGCTTGTATATATGGGTAGCATGCAGGCAGCAAGACAAACATACATCAATGTAACCTACAATGGACAGCTACTGGACAGCCAGTCACTTTATGACACATACAATTACACCATCAACGGCGGAAACAACAACACATGGCTTCTGGGTGAAGGACATGATAACGACCCCTACCTCATGTTAAATGACCATACAATGCGTGTTACAAGCGATTACCTTCTCTGGTATGATGTAAAGTCACACACCGGCACAACCAACTGGGCCAATGTATGCACCACTGGTTCATTTGATGGTCGTATAAAGCTCATAACCCTCATTGTGGCCTATGACATGCCCGGGAGTTCAACATTAACGCGTTACTGGGTGAATGTGGGACACGACGTAAGCAGCTACAATGATGATTCCTATACGGGCGAAACCCGGTTCAATGGATCTTTTAACGGAAATGTTCAGAGCGCCACACTCATGGTGGTTCATGCGGCAAGTCAGGACGGTTTATACACATACAACAACCAGAACCTTCAGAATGGTACATACGAGAGGAGAGGGTCTTACAGCGGATATGAACTATGGGATATAAAGGATCTTTACAACATGGTGGGCTCAAACAGCTTCACATACCGCAGGTCAACAGGGAACTATTACAAGATCATAATGGCAGTTCAGAAGGTGAAAACAGCACCCGATCTTAGGATTACAGGTGTGAGTTATAACCCATCTAACGCAGCAGGGCATCAGGAACTCTTTGCCAATGAACCAAACACAATCAGGGTTACAGTACTCAATAATGGAACCGTCGCGGTGGGTCAGTTCAAGGTAAAACTGACCATAGGGGACTACACCCGCACAAAAACGGTTGAGGGTTTAACTGCGGGTTCCAGTACAAATGTAACATTTGATGACTTCACACCACCAGCAGCAAGGGTTGTCACAGTTAACATCAACGTTGATTGTGATGGTGAGGTTGATGAGGTCAATGAAACCAACAACATTTATGAGGCAACAAGGACCGTCTACTACAACGGTTATAAGGGTAAGAGATACACTGGAGGAGATGATATAAATACATGTCTCATGGTTGAGGGCAGATTGGGATTGAGATATTCAACAGGCAATTCAACATACCGTGGAAGCGGTTCAGGGGCATGGCAGAACCCATATATCGTTACATGGACTCCTGAAAACCTTGCAATACCAGTGGGGGCCACTTTCAAGGCGGCAATTTTATACCAGGCATACACATGGAATACAGTTGGTGGAGTACCTGATTTTACTGCAACATTCAATGGGGTAACCATAACTCCAGCGGCACATTACAATGACACCAAGGGTTATGGATCATATAACTACCCCAGCGGGCTGTTTGTATACAATGTAACAGACCATCTCAGGATAAATGAGAACAATACACTTGTACTTACAGGTGGAATCAGCACCACGACTGCTCTCTATGGCTCGTATCTCCTTGTAATTTATGAACATGCAGCAGAAAACTTCAAGAGGATCTGGATAAATGATGGAACAGACCTTCTTTACAGCATGCCGACATATGGCGTGAATAACACTGAAGCAACAGCGTATGCAAACTTCAACAATATAAGCAGCGGTGCAATGAAGAACGCCACAGCTATTATCATAACTGCATCTGCAAACGAAGAGAATAAGAGTAAGCTATACTTCAATAGCATGGAATACACTGGATTCTGGGCAGATTATCTTGTGGGACCCCAGCTCGGATTCAGTGTATACAACGTCACAGAGGCGATTCAGGATGGTGCAAACACAGCAAGAATACAGAGCTACAACAATGGAAGTAACGGTGACAACCTCGTGGCAATTGGGGCAATCCTTGTCCTTGAATACCATCCACCTGTAGCCAGTTTCACGGTCAACGCAACAGAGGGAGTAACTCCACTTCATGTTCAGTTCCAGGACACCTCAACATGGGCAACGGAATGGCTGTGGGACTTTGGTGATGGAACGAACAGTACAGAGCAGAACCCGCTTCACACATACACAGTCCCTGGAAAATACACGGTGAAACTCACAGTGAAAGGTCCGGGAGGAGAGGATACAACCACAAGAGCTCAGTACATAACCGCACTCAGACCTGCTGATATCACCGCAACTAACCTTACTGTTACACCTACAAGTGGTGTTTCGCCTCTGAATGTAACTGTGAGGGTTAATCTTACGAATAGTGGTGAAGTGGATGGTAACTATACAGCTGAGCTTAAAGTGAATGGTGCAGTGGTTGATACTCAGGTGGTTAATGTCTCTGCTGGTTCAACGGTACCTGTGACATTCAACAGGGTTTTCCCAGCTGGAAACTACAATGTTACGGTGGGTAACCTTACGGCTCAGGCTGTGAGTGTCCTCAGACCTGCTAATGTGACAGTGGCTAACCTTACTGTTACACCTACAAGTGGTGTTTCGCCTCTGAATGTAACTGTGAGGGTTAATCTTACGAATAGTGGTGAAGTGGACGGTAACTACACAGTGGTGCTCTACATCAATGGAATTCCCAGAACCAACCAGACAGTGACCGTTGCACCCGGCTCAACGGTAGCAGTGACATTAAGGATTGCGCTAACGGCTGGAACTCATACTTTGAGAGTGAATAACCTCTCACAGGTAACTCTAAGGGCACTAACACCTCTTAGGGTTGTTTCAGTTGATCCTAGAAACAGTGCTGTGGGTGTTTCAAGAATAAAGGCCATAGTTATAATATTCAACCAGAACATAGCGGCAGGAACAGCCTACAAGTCAATAACCGTCAGGACATCCAGCGGAAGGCTGAAATCTATCAGGAAGAGAATCAGTGGTAACAGGCTCATTATAACCCCTGTTGGAAGCTGGAGCAGACGCACAAGGTATATAATCACGGTTCCAGGAAACGCACTAAAAACAGGTACAGGCGTTGCACTTGTCTCACAATTCAGATCAAGCTTCAGGACGAGATGA
- a CDS encoding cobaltochelatase subunit CobN translates to MEKKRGVFYSVFFFFIISIIMSGFSYADPYVGGMHLSTTQNGTVTGGLYVDSYIGTNGTANDSSQMAGRAYVVYDFKLPKNASVRNANLYVLVYSGHMQEARNTRVNVTYNNRNLDYQELYTTYTYAANGGNDNTAILGPGHERDPYLMVNDHTVRVTSDYLIWYDVTDITGSSNRVLINTTGSYDGRIKLITLVAAYDLPGSRGYVNYWVNVGHDVDSYYSEDYTGSATFKSAITDPDYAELVVVHASSTDGSYRFNNRRLSGGQIQGDYSGVNRWNVTDLVTPGNNILIYDRTASFYKIVIATLAVRYTTQADNRPDLWIRGNIDGPIYSGIPVALKMTVGNSGGSSAGTFRVLLVDNGVPVSSVVVSSLGAGCVGDVVFNWTPVGVGVHRLQVVVDPDNSVEELNETDNMINITVTSGSPLPNLIPHLMKASVTSFEVNRTHYLLLTLKNNGLLASGTFRVLLVDNGVPVSSVVVSSLGAGCVGDVVFNWTPVGVGVHRLQVVVDPDNSVEELNETDNTYETSFMVKKPGKILVLIVTDESQALIMNQAVHGNNILGYQPIAENVVIQIRSNSQITGMSKNELLNLLSSCDIFIGGWLSDSVSSALQSIITAHPDVTSKAGGMFLILEPAVSSNPSNVNLMRYSNVLGTYILGTFPSDTLMDYYMNTKRGMPYESVLNYTLHSGFPDDYNRAVLYKDILNRKAAENMILWALNRVGVPDTGFWKEPSWCASGEYEYGIYRDGWYGNLTQYMMDHWRADAAGCVGIIESTLYVGNQMLQPYYALIDAFEALNLNVIPVVAAGATPSQLDVMVKSFTDAPDTASFLASPGNYRVYVDAVVNLLAYGLGGEEFTNVTKFFEALNVPVFKAIHSDHLTLRDWELGTLGLGQITGDRWWHIAVPEAQGNMDPALVATKSEPVTDPITGLRYSLYQVINENIRDVTLTVRNWVMLGKLPDSEKRVALIYYNYPPGKNNVGSSYLDVPTSILNILRILKENGYSVENIPSSTAELLRLILERGINVASWAQGEVERLANTPGAVLYPVSEYMAWFSSLDNMTRVQVVEGPVGYIGELCRRAVNLGCYDMDSRIDSWYQSMMALLPDNQTLRAVSLLDNIVAVLRNYVRTGNISYYSQFLSLKRQWFALNISGLCGWGDPSGNVMTVTRNGTEYFVIPGIWFGNIFICPEPQRGWEGDISKLYHSMVVAPPHQYLAVYRYIQENVNAMVHMGRHATYEWLPGKEVLLATYDFPEIVEGNIPQIYYYIVDGLAEGIQAKRRGSAVIIDHLTPPMVFTALYGGYGALATLIQQYDGATEDQRSVIIKRIHDIIRENKLQNTIETYLGTSIANLRDEELVSRLEAYLEGLQSSLYPHGLHAIGENWTGEEVAMLVTSILSVPFSVSPTIETSLHDEVALLLYGKPYSNLTASQRSSVQDKCVSIIQGIISSGINATIKSITATPSDRLVAVLQKAVHYIDTIHESTENEVKALLEALDARFIDPGAGADPVSNPDVLPTGRNFFQDQAAEIPTVAAWEYGKTLELLLLQSINDTTEKVAVGIWCVETARDDGALISMVLYLLGMEPRWSDSPSAGVGGQKLKEMPAYVELKDLVRPDGWTKRRIDVVIVTSGLFRDLYSRQAGLLDKAFRTALARSYYTVLSNPLLQRKYGSSLQDALDAVLQPIGFYGLGSEPLDENYVAKHWVEDFEYYISLNFTPREAGEWAISRIFAPPENDYGAGISKSAELSWTWDNRTELADFYLNRMGNIYSSTRWGTSNPAVFRRALQGISKVFTSRNTNLYGVLDNDDFFDYWGGLSMALERVNGYAPSMYVLNYATRSNPGVLSLESYMAREMASRYYNPEWIRGMMNEGYSGARYMSRKFISNLWGWQVTRPGSVSEWMWETAYDIYIRDKYGVGVSNWLSTGDRAYAMISITGTMLTAIHSGYWHADEKTVRDIASRWASSIAEYGVACCDCSCGNIAMIEWAMQYINPDLLARVKSRLYAATMNSAFAPAENPSGGGEHGSTPGTNPQTDNSGSSVPENSLTQTEGPGAHEESRDASSGSDASSPGSEGPGKSYEIHERGTRSYQATGIPLYAILGVLVLVALVGAGYFMGLRRKPY, encoded by the coding sequence ATGGAGAAAAAAAGAGGGGTATTCTATTCGGTTTTTTTCTTCTTCATTATTTCAATCATAATGTCCGGATTTTCATATGCGGACCCATACGTGGGTGGCATGCATTTATCAACAACTCAGAATGGTACAGTTACCGGCGGTCTCTATGTGGATTCATACATTGGTACTAATGGCACTGCTAACGATAGCAGTCAGATGGCTGGACGGGCATATGTGGTTTATGATTTCAAATTACCTAAAAACGCCTCCGTGCGCAATGCAAACCTCTATGTTCTTGTATACTCTGGGCACATGCAGGAGGCCAGAAATACAAGGGTCAATGTAACATACAATAACCGCAATCTGGATTATCAGGAACTTTACACCACATATACATACGCTGCAAATGGTGGAAACGATAATACTGCTATACTTGGGCCGGGTCATGAAAGGGATCCGTATCTCATGGTAAATGACCATACAGTTAGAGTTACAAGTGATTATCTCATCTGGTATGATGTAACTGATATCACCGGATCCAGTAACAGGGTGCTGATTAACACCACGGGTTCATATGATGGAAGGATAAAGTTGATAACCCTTGTGGCAGCCTATGATTTACCTGGAAGTAGAGGGTATGTTAACTACTGGGTTAATGTAGGTCATGACGTGGATTCTTACTACAGTGAAGATTACACAGGTTCAGCCACATTTAAATCAGCGATTACAGACCCAGATTATGCTGAGCTGGTGGTTGTGCATGCATCAAGCACAGACGGATCCTATAGATTCAATAACAGAAGACTCAGCGGGGGTCAGATTCAGGGAGACTACAGTGGGGTTAATCGCTGGAATGTGACAGACCTTGTAACACCTGGAAACAATATTTTAATTTATGATAGGACCGCTTCATTTTATAAGATTGTTATAGCCACCCTCGCTGTGAGGTACACCACACAGGCGGACAACAGACCGGACCTCTGGATAAGGGGGAATATCGATGGACCCATCTATTCAGGAATCCCCGTTGCCCTTAAAATGACAGTCGGTAACAGCGGCGGATCATCAGCTGGGACTTTTCGTGTTCTTCTTGTGGATAATGGTGTTCCTGTGTCTTCTGTGGTTGTTTCGTCTCTTGGTGCTGGTTGTGTGGGTGATGTGGTGTTTAACTGGACTCCTGTTGGTGTGGGTGTTCACAGGCTTCAGGTGGTTGTTGATCCTGATAACAGTGTTGAAGAATTGAACGAAACAGACAACATGATCAACATTACAGTCACTTCTGGAAGCCCACTTCCCAATCTCATTCCTCACTTAATGAAAGCATCAGTCACATCATTTGAGGTAAACAGGACCCATTACCTTCTTTTAACCCTAAAAAATAATGGATTACTTGCTTCAGGGACTTTTCGTGTTCTTCTTGTGGATAATGGTGTTCCTGTGTCTTCTGTGGTTGTTTCGTCTCTTGGTGCTGGTTGTGTGGGTGATGTGGTGTTTAACTGGACTCCTGTTGGTGTGGGTGTTCACAGGCTTCAGGTGGTTGTTGATCCTGATAACAGTGTTGAAGAATTGAACGAAACAGATAACACCTATGAAACATCATTCATGGTTAAAAAACCCGGCAAAATTCTTGTTTTGATAGTAACCGACGAGTCACAGGCACTCATCATGAATCAGGCGGTACATGGCAATAATATACTTGGCTATCAGCCCATCGCCGAAAATGTTGTCATTCAGATAAGAAGTAACAGCCAGATTACCGGTATGAGTAAAAATGAACTCCTGAACCTGCTGTCATCGTGTGACATATTCATAGGGGGGTGGCTGAGTGACTCTGTATCATCAGCACTGCAGAGTATAATCACTGCCCATCCAGATGTGACCAGTAAAGCTGGCGGAATGTTTCTTATTCTTGAACCGGCAGTGTCATCAAATCCTTCCAATGTTAACCTCATGAGGTACTCAAATGTCCTTGGCACTTATATATTGGGCACATTTCCATCAGATACCCTGATGGACTATTATATGAATACAAAGAGGGGGATGCCCTATGAATCAGTACTTAACTATACCTTGCATTCGGGTTTTCCAGACGACTATAACAGGGCGGTGCTCTACAAGGACATACTCAACAGGAAAGCAGCCGAAAACATGATTCTCTGGGCCCTTAACAGGGTTGGTGTTCCAGATACTGGCTTCTGGAAGGAGCCATCATGGTGTGCATCCGGTGAATATGAATACGGTATCTACAGGGATGGATGGTATGGGAACCTGACACAGTATATGATGGACCACTGGAGGGCGGATGCAGCTGGATGTGTTGGTATAATTGAAAGTACCCTCTATGTGGGTAATCAGATGCTCCAGCCATACTATGCACTCATAGATGCATTTGAAGCCCTGAACCTCAATGTCATACCTGTAGTGGCAGCGGGCGCAACCCCTTCGCAGCTTGATGTCATGGTGAAATCATTTACAGATGCACCGGATACTGCCAGTTTCCTTGCATCACCAGGGAATTACAGAGTATACGTTGATGCTGTGGTAAACCTCCTCGCATATGGACTTGGGGGAGAAGAGTTCACAAATGTCACCAAATTCTTCGAAGCCCTAAATGTCCCGGTATTCAAGGCAATTCATTCTGATCACCTTACCCTCCGTGACTGGGAACTTGGCACACTCGGCCTTGGACAGATCACGGGTGACAGATGGTGGCACATTGCAGTTCCAGAGGCCCAGGGAAACATGGACCCAGCACTTGTTGCAACAAAATCAGAACCGGTCACAGATCCCATTACAGGTCTGAGGTACAGCCTATATCAGGTGATAAATGAGAACATAAGGGATGTTACCCTCACCGTGAGGAACTGGGTGATGCTTGGCAAACTCCCGGATTCTGAAAAGAGGGTTGCACTTATCTACTATAACTATCCACCAGGCAAGAATAATGTGGGATCCAGTTACCTTGATGTTCCCACAAGCATTCTGAATATACTCAGAATCCTTAAGGAGAACGGTTATTCTGTTGAGAACATTCCCTCCAGCACAGCAGAACTCCTCAGACTTATACTTGAGAGGGGTATAAACGTTGCCTCCTGGGCACAGGGGGAGGTTGAGAGGCTTGCAAATACCCCTGGTGCTGTGCTCTACCCTGTAAGTGAGTATATGGCATGGTTCTCATCACTGGATAACATGACAAGGGTCCAGGTTGTTGAGGGTCCCGTGGGTTACATAGGTGAACTGTGCAGGAGGGCTGTTAATCTTGGATGCTATGATATGGACTCACGCATCGACTCATGGTACCAGAGCATGATGGCCCTTTTACCGGATAACCAGACTCTGAGGGCGGTCTCTCTCCTTGATAATATTGTGGCGGTTCTCAGAAATTACGTCAGAACAGGGAACATTTCATACTATAGTCAGTTCCTCTCACTTAAGAGGCAGTGGTTTGCACTGAACATCAGTGGCCTCTGTGGCTGGGGCGATCCCTCAGGAAATGTGATGACAGTAACAAGAAATGGCACAGAGTACTTTGTGATCCCTGGTATATGGTTCGGAAACATATTCATATGTCCTGAACCACAGAGGGGATGGGAGGGGGATATCTCCAAACTCTACCACAGTATGGTTGTCGCGCCACCACACCAGTACCTTGCAGTTTACAGGTATATCCAGGAGAACGTCAATGCTATGGTACACATGGGGCGCCATGCAACCTATGAGTGGCTCCCTGGAAAGGAGGTCCTCCTTGCAACCTATGACTTCCCGGAGATTGTTGAAGGTAACATACCCCAGATATACTATTACATTGTCGACGGACTTGCTGAGGGTATTCAGGCAAAAAGAAGGGGGTCAGCGGTTATAATAGACCACCTAACACCCCCAATGGTATTCACAGCTCTTTATGGAGGTTATGGGGCACTCGCAACCCTCATCCAGCAGTATGATGGAGCAACGGAGGATCAGAGATCAGTGATCATCAAGAGGATTCACGATATCATAAGGGAGAATAAGCTTCAGAACACCATTGAAACATACTTGGGGACCTCAATAGCAAATCTTAGAGATGAAGAGCTTGTATCCAGACTTGAAGCCTATCTTGAGGGTCTTCAGAGCAGTCTCTATCCTCATGGTCTACATGCGATAGGCGAAAACTGGACCGGTGAGGAGGTGGCGATGCTTGTCACATCGATTCTGTCTGTACCATTCAGTGTATCACCAACCATCGAGACAAGTCTCCATGATGAGGTGGCACTTCTTCTCTATGGAAAACCCTACAGTAATCTCACAGCATCTCAGAGGAGCTCTGTTCAGGATAAATGCGTGTCCATAATCCAGGGTATTATAAGTTCGGGCATTAATGCGACCATTAAATCCATCACAGCAACTCCCAGTGACAGATTGGTCGCTGTACTTCAGAAGGCAGTTCATTACATTGACACAATACATGAAAGCACTGAAAATGAGGTTAAGGCCCTTCTAGAGGCACTTGATGCTAGATTCATTGATCCGGGCGCCGGGGCTGATCCGGTGAGCAATCCGGATGTTCTGCCAACGGGCAGGAACTTCTTCCAGGATCAGGCAGCTGAGATCCCAACAGTGGCTGCATGGGAGTATGGTAAGACCCTTGAACTTCTCCTTCTTCAGAGCATAAACGATACAACCGAGAAGGTCGCTGTGGGTATATGGTGCGTTGAAACTGCACGTGACGATGGGGCCCTTATTTCAATGGTCCTCTACCTTCTGGGAATGGAACCCCGGTGGTCAGACAGTCCCAGTGCCGGTGTTGGCGGCCAGAAACTGAAGGAGATGCCAGCGTACGTTGAGCTTAAGGACCTTGTGAGACCAGATGGATGGACTAAAAGGAGAATCGATGTGGTTATAGTAACAAGCGGACTCTTCCGTGACCTTTACAGCAGGCAGGCTGGACTCCTTGATAAGGCGTTCAGGACAGCCCTTGCAAGGTCCTACTACACAGTGCTGAGTAACCCCCTCCTTCAGAGGAAATATGGAAGTAGCCTCCAGGATGCACTTGATGCTGTGCTCCAGCCCATAGGGTTCTATGGACTTGGCAGTGAACCCCTTGATGAAAATTACGTGGCAAAGCACTGGGTTGAGGACTTTGAATACTACATTTCACTTAACTTCACCCCAAGAGAGGCAGGGGAATGGGCAATATCAAGGATATTCGCTCCACCTGAGAATGACTATGGTGCAGGCATATCTAAATCCGCCGAGTTAAGCTGGACTTGGGACAACAGAACTGAGCTCGCGGACTTTTACCTTAACCGTATGGGCAACATCTATTCGTCAACCAGGTGGGGAACATCAAACCCCGCAGTATTCAGAAGGGCGCTTCAGGGCATCTCAAAGGTATTCACCAGTAGAAACACGAATCTCTATGGTGTGCTGGATAATGATGACTTCTTTGATTACTGGGGAGGGCTCTCTATGGCCCTTGAGAGGGTAAATGGATATGCACCCTCAATGTATGTGCTCAATTATGCCACAAGATCAAATCCAGGGGTCCTATCACTTGAGAGCTACATGGCGAGGGAGATGGCTTCACGCTACTACAACCCTGAATGGATCAGGGGTATGATGAATGAGGGTTACAGCGGCGCCAGATACATGTCAAGAAAGTTCATAAGTAACCTCTGGGGATGGCAGGTGACAAGACCAGGCTCAGTTTCTGAGTGGATGTGGGAGACTGCATATGATATTTACATCAGGGATAAGTATGGCGTTGGAGTTTCAAACTGGCTTTCAACAGGCGATAGGGCCTATGCCATGATCAGCATAACAGGGACAATGCTGACGGCCATACACAGCGGCTACTGGCATGCAGATGAGAAGACGGTCAGGGACATTGCCAGCAGGTGGGCCTCTTCAATTGCAGAGTATGGTGTTGCCTGCTGTGACTGCAGCTGCGGCAACATCGCAATGATTGAGTGGGCCATGCAGTACATTAACCCAGATCTCCTTGCAAGGGTTAAATCAAGGTTATATGCCGCCACAATGAATTCAGCATTCGCACCAGCTGAAAACCCCTCAGGGGGTGGTGAGCACGGTTCAACCCCTGGAACTAATCCTCAGACTGACAATAGTGGCAGCAGCGTCCCAGAGAACTCATTAACTCAAACTGAAGGTCCGGGGGCTCATGAAGAGTCACGGGATGCCAGTTCAGGATCAGACGCATCCTCTCCAGGTTCAGAAGGCCCTGGAAAATCGTATGAAATCCATGAAAGGGGAACTAGGTCGTATCAGGCCACTGGAATTCCACTTTATGCTATTTTGGGTGTTCTGGTCCTCGTAGCCCTTGTTGGGGCGGGCTATTTCATGGGACTCAGAAGGAAGCCCTACTGA
- the msrB gene encoding peptide-methionine (R)-S-oxide reductase MsrB, translating to MVEKIQLTVEEWREILEPEAFRVARCGGTEPPFTGKYHDFHGDGIYRCVCCGTDLFDSETKFDSGTGWPSFYDPISEYNVEFREDRRLGMVRCEVLCARCGAHLGHVFDDGPQPTGKRYCMNSAALKFIPRNQIR from the coding sequence ATGGTTGAAAAAATCCAGTTAACCGTTGAGGAGTGGAGGGAGATACTCGAACCCGAGGCCTTCCGTGTTGCAAGGTGCGGAGGCACAGAACCCCCATTCACAGGTAAATACCATGACTTCCATGGTGACGGTATATACCGCTGCGTGTGCTGCGGTACGGATCTTTTCGACTCAGAAACCAAATTTGATTCAGGCACAGGATGGCCAAGCTTCTATGACCCTATATCAGAGTACAATGTGGAGTTCAGGGAGGACCGGAGACTTGGAATGGTACGCTGTGAGGTCCTCTGTGCAAGGTGCGGCGCCCACCTTGGCCACGTCTTTGATGACGGCCCCCAACCAACAGGTAAGAGGTACTGTATGAACTCAGCTGCACTTAAATTCATCCCAAGGAACCAGATACGCTGA